The segment GCTCAAGCAGAATCTCCTGATAAAGAGGTTCTTATGGCTCAACTACGGGGTCATACCATTGAAGATCCCATCGAAGTCATCTCACAAGACTGGTTAAAGTTCAGGTTTGAAGACTATGCCATTGGTCGCATCAGAGGTGTAACCGGAGATGTGGCTCAAGTTGAAACCATTGCTCCGCGCTATGTCAAAATTGGTGATAGCGATGTTTGGCGTATTACCACTCGGATGCCTAAACGCTGGCCAACCCTAGTTCCTGGTGCTGATGTTATCATGAAAGTGGTTGATGGCGAATGGGTCATTGTCAGTGACAAGAAACAGGATCTCAATGTACTTTACGCTTACGCAATGCCTCAGTGGGTTTCTCGCTTGGATCTCAAAGAGGTTAAGCTCATTGAAAGAACAGCGATCGACTGGAGTCGTCCCGATGTTAGTCTTCCTCCTTTAGCTCCTGGTACGGCTGTCATTGAGCCCGCTCCAGAACCAGCCCCCGTTCCAGGCCTGTGGTAATAGTTAAATTCTAACGGAATTTAGAGTATTTGGTGACAAGAGCATCTTCTATAAGAGTGAAACCTGTATCAAATTAAGCATTTTTAGAATAGCGATGCTGTCTATTATTGCCTTGGTTTCATCATGAAGCACAACAAAAACATAATTGTATTAACGAGCGTTACTCAATCAACAGAGAAGGGAGTAACGCTATTACTATTTCAGTGACGATGAGCTTGTCAAAAAAGTTCCTTACTCAAAAGCGCGTTTGACCTGACGAGGTGACAAGGGGGTTAAAGTGTAGACAGGGTGTAGGTGTGGGGTGTAGTCTGTTAAAATTAGGGAAACAGTAACCGCATCTGTGCAATGGCAACTACCCTGAGAAACCCTGATACTGCCTTAGCTATAATCGAAACAGCATTACCCATTGCTCCCCAACCCTATACTATCAGCGATCGCCCCACGGGATTAGTAATAGTCGATGTGATCAATGGTTTTTGTACCGTCGGTTATGGACCCTTAGCACCCCCAGAACCCGATGAACAAATTGCCACGATGGTGATAGAAAGCAATCGCCTTGCTAAACTATTTATAGAACGGGGTTGCCCTATTTTATTATTCCTAGATAGTCATGAACCAGGGAAACCTGAACCCCCCTATCCTCCCCATTGTGAACAGGGAACAGGAGAAGAAAAACTGGTAAGTGAACTCGAATGGTTAGAAAATCACCCTCAAGCAACGTTAATTAATAAAGATTGTATCAATGGATTTGTGGGTTCTATTGATATTAATAGTCAGCGTAACCTATTTTTAGAGTGGGTTCGTCAACATCAACTCCAAACTTTAATTGTGGTGGGAATTTGCACTGATATCTGCGTCATGGATTTTGTTATTACCCTGCTTTCTGTCCGCAATCATGACTTATTACCTACTTTAAAGGATGTGGTTGTCTATGATAAAGGTTGTGCCACTTATAATCTTACCGCAGAAATGGTAACAGCCCTAGGTTTACCCAAAACCGCTATTCATCCCCAGAAAATTGCCCATCATATAGGATTGTATACAATGGCAGAACGAGGGGCTGTAATTGCTTCTGAAATTAGTTTTTAATGTATTATTAGGGAATAGGAAACCAATCATCGTCTAAGGCTTGTTCAGGGGTCACAAAAGGAGTCAAAGGGATTAATGATCGGTCAATTATTCCTTTTTTAGTAACAATTTTAATCGCATTTTTATAGCACTTTTCAAAATTGTCATAAAAGTAAGGTTTCAAGCTAGGACTATCAGCTAATCTCTCGTTTATTGAAATACGAAAAGTCGTAATTTCCATGATCCAATGATTAGCATTACGGTCTCTCTCTGATTCCCAGTAAGCTAATTTCAGCAAATGTACTAAAATGTTAATTAACAGACTTTCGACTGCCCTTCGTTCACTTCTTCCCATGCTTTCTATTTCCTCGATTAAATTCTCTAAATCCACAAAAGAGAACTTTTTTTGTTTAAGTTGTTGGGCTGTTTCTTCTAGCCAAAGGGCATAATCTTGCTCATACAAAACTGAGGAAAAAGGATAGGTTTTCGCTGTCATTATGTTTTTCTCCCATAAAAGTCTTAAATTAATCAATCAATAAAGCAATTTTTCCGATCATTGATCCCTGTTCTAATAGTTGATGCGCTGCGGCTGCTTCTGCTAAGGGAAACGTTTGACTGAGATGGATTTTTAATTGTCCATTGTCAATGAGTTTAGCACATTCTTTAAGAATAGACGTTTGATGATTTTGAGCATTAATTAATCCCTTTAAACCCGGGGTTAACATCAATTCTAAACTAATTCTAAGATTGCGATCGCGGGCAACTTTTAAATTACCAATAGACGGATCAGGTTGTAAAATAGTAACTAAATCTCCGTAGACTTTTACGGCGTTGCAGCTATCAAAAAATGTCTTACCTCCGATGGTATCAAAAGCCAGATCAACCCCCTCTCCTTGAGTCCAATTTAACACTCCCTGGACAAAATCGGTTTGTTGATAATTTATCGTTTCATCAGCCCCAAATTGACGCGCTAATCTCGCTTTATCCGGGTTTCCTACGGTGGTGCAAACTTGGGCTCCTTTTAGCTTAGCTAATTGAATGGCTACATGACCCACCCCTCCGGTTCCTGCATGAATTAAGACTTTTTGTCCCTTTTCTAACCGTCCGCGATCGTAAAGAGATTCCCAAGCGGTAATTAAGACTAAAGGGGCTGCGGCAGCTTCCGCAAAGCTTAAGGAAGTGGGTTTAAGTGCCACTAAATGGGATTCTACCACAGCAAATTGAGCATAATTTCCTGTTTGGGATTTTCCCAGTCCTCCCGCGCAAAAATAGACCTCATCCCCTGGTTGAAAGTGTGTTACCGCAGACCCCACCGCTTCGACAATTCCTGCGCCATCACAGCCTAAAATAGCGGGCATATCATCGGGATAAAAAGTCCCTCTCTGGCGAATTTTGGTGTCAATGGGGTTAATTCCTGCGGCCTTGAGTTTGACTAAAATTTCCGTTGGGGTGGTAATTTTTGGATCATGGACATCTTGGAGGGTTAAGACATCGGGTGTTCCTGGGGTATTCATTACAATGGCTTTCATGATTTTTGGTTGTCAATTCTTTTTGATTAATCTATTCTATTTAATAAAGTGACTACTATTGATAAAAATTTAATTTTATCGAATGAGTAGTCTTAACTATTAGGAACAGCTTTGACTAATCTCATAAAAGTTCCTCAAAACGATAAGGACAATCATCAGGGGCAATTAATCCACTTTTTTGCTTAAAGGCTTCTTTAGCTTCTAGATATAAACTATCTAACTCTAATTTATTACGAATACTTTGCGTTAATTTTTTGTTTAATTGAATCCGAAAATTTTGTACTTCTCCCTGCCAGTGTAGTTGATTTTTTTCTAATTCCTCTGTCCAATAATCAAGACATAATTTATGGAGAATAATGAGAATAACAAAAGATTCACAGGTTTTGAGTTCACTTTTTCCCAATGTTTCTATCTCCACAAGTAAATTATCCCAATCTAATGTCTTGCTATCATGGTTTTTTAAGGACATGAGTTGCTCCTGTATCCATTGGTAAAAATCAGTATCGTAAGTGTTCATAAGTATCTATAGCATTTCTATTTGAGTTGTGAAACTAAATCTTCTAGTTTTAGGGAACAGGGAACGCCGGATCGGGGAACAGAGAAGGATAAAACTAAGTTAATTTGAGAATAGACTTAGATTAATAGTTATGAATAGAGCATTATTGACTCTAAAAACCTTAAAATAATCTTAAATTTAGCCCATCAATTCTAACAAATTCCCGAAAATTGAGGTAAGCTGACCTATCCGTAAGGTAAATTATAGATTAATCTAACGTGAATCATTAACCCCAAGATTCGATAGCATAAGAGGATGAAAGATCCGAACATGGCTCTAAAATTAGGGATCTGAGAAATTGACCGATCGCCCGCTATATTTTGACGACCCCCTTCAGAAGATGGTTTAGCCACAATATCGGTCAAACCTGCCTTGACCACCAACTCAACAAACAAGCTTAAACTCGTATCAATTAGCGTATTTCTATGAAAAAGACCAACCATCCCCAATCAAACCCTCAATCATCCCCATTATCGCCCTATCAAGGTCAAAAATGGCTAGTCGAAGAAAGAGATGCCTGTGGAGTGGGGTTTATCGCTGATGTTAAAGGAAAAGGTAGCCATAAACTCGTTCAACAGGCCTTAATTGCCCTAGGATGTATGGAACATAGAGGGGGCTGTAGCGCGGATAATGACTCTGGGGATGGTTCAGGGGTAATGACGGCTATTCCCCGTGAAGTGTTAGCCCCCTGGTTCGCTAGTCAAAATCTTACCATGCCTCCGGCGGAACAGTTAGGGGTCGGGATGGTCTTTCTACCTCAGGATAGCAACGAACGGGCAGCCGAAAAAGCCCACGTTGAACAAGTGGTCAAAGCTGAGAATTTAACGGTGTTGGGATGGCGAGAAGTCCCCGTTAAACCGGAAGTCTTAGGAGTCCAAGCAAGAGGCAACCAACCCCATATCGAACAGATCATGGTGATCTCTCCCGAAGGACTGTCCGGGGATGCCTTAGATCGAGTGTTGTATATAGCGCGATCGCGCATCGGCAAACGCTTGGCGGATAATTTCTATATCTGTTCCTTTAGCTGTCGTACCATCGTCTATAAAGGGATGGTTCGCAGTGTGGTTTTAGGGCGATTTTACGCAGATTTGCAAAATCCTAACTATATTAGTCAATTTGCGGTCTATCATCGTCGCTTTAGTACTAATACCATGCCCAAATGGCCATTAGCACAACCGATGCGCCTATTAGGTCATAACGGAGAAATTAATACCCTCATCGGTAATATTAACTCGATGGCTACCCGTGAGGTTCATTTACAAGTTCCAGGGTGGACTAGCGACGAATTAGAAGCCTTAACCCCTATTGTTAACACCGCTAACAGTGACTCCTACAACCTCGACAGTGCCCTAGAATTATTAGTCCGTACTGGTCGCAGTCCCCTAGAAGCGGCGATGATTTTAGTCCCAGAAGCTTACAACAATCAGCCAGATTTACAACAATACCCCGAAATTACGGATTTTTACGACTATTACAGTGGACTGCAAGAACCGTGGGACGGTCCCGCCTTATTAGTGTTCAGTGACGGTAAAATGGTGGGAGCCTGTTTAGACCGTAATGGCTTACGGCCTGCCCGTTATTGCATTACCAAAGATGATTATGTCGTCGTGGGATCCGAAGCAGGGGTCGTCGATATTCCCGAAAGCGAGATCGTCGAAAAAGGCAGACTTGGACCCGGACAAAGTATCGCCGTTGATCTAACTACCCAGGAAATTCTCAAGAATTGGGACATTAAACAGCGTATTGCCCAACAACATCCCTATGGCGAGTGGTTACAAAGCTATCGTCAGGAACTCACCCCTCAGCCTTTCTCTGACAAGATTTTACTCCAACAACCTGGGCAATTATTACAACATCAAACCGCCTTTGGTTACACCGCAGAAGACGTAGATATGGTCATCGTTCCCATGGCCAGCCAAGGTAAAGAACCGACGTTCTGTATGGGAGATGACATTCCCTTAGCCGTCCTTTCCGACAAACCCCACCTACTCTACGACTACTTTAAACAACGCTTTGCCCAAGTGACTAACCCTCCCATTGACCCCCTGCGGGAAAGCTTAGTTATGTCCCTAACGATGCTATTAGGGGAAAAGGGCAATTTATTAGATCCGAAGCCAGAAGATGCTAAACTGCTCAAAATTGATAGTCCCGTCTTAAATGAGACAGAATTAGCTGCAATTAAAAATTCTGGATTCAAAACGGCCGAATTATCTACCCTCTTCGACTTAACTACAGGACCAGGGGGACTGAAAACTGCTTTAGATCGTCTTTGTATAGAAGCAACTGAAGCGGTGAAAAACGGCACAAAAATCATTGTTTTATGCGATCGCCCATCAGGACATAGCATTAATGAAACGACTAGCTACATTCCCCCCTTATTAGCGGTAGGAACCGTTCACCAGCATTTAATTAAACAGGGGTTACGGTTACAAGCGTCTCTAGTGATAGATACGGCACAATGTTGGAGTACCCATCATTTTGCCTGTTTAATAGGCTATGGCGCATCAGCCGTCTGTCCTTATTTGACCCTCGAAACCATCCGTCAGTGGTGGAACGACGAAAAAACCCAGAAACTGATGGGCAACGGCAAGCTAGAAACCATTACCCTAGAGAAAGCCTTAGACCGCTATCGCCATTCTGTGGAAGCAGGGTTACTGAAAATCCTCTCAAAAATGGGAATTTCTCTGTTATCCTCCTATCATGGGGCACAAATTTTCGAGGCGATCGGTTTAGGGATGGAATTGATCGAGACAGCCTTTGAAGGAACCACCAGCCGCGTCGGAGGGTTAAGTCTGCAAGAACTGGCTGATGAAATTATCGCCGTCCATAGTCAAGCTTTCCCCAGTCTAACCGACAAAAAACTCAAGAACTTTGGCTTCATTAATTACCGTCCAGGGGGAGAATACCACATGAACTCCCCAGAAATGGCTAAATCTCTCCATAAAGCCGTCGAAGCCTATAAAGCGGGCGGAAATGGGGCAAATAAAGAAGCCTACGATCACTATGAAATGTACCGCAAGTATCTCGAAGAACGTCCCATTACCGCTTTACGGGATCTTCTAGAGTTCAAGGTGAGTAATACTCCTGTTCCTATCGAAGAAGTCGAACCCGTAGAAGCCATTGTTAAACGCTTCTGTACGGGAGGGATGTCCTTGGGCGCACTGTCACGGGAGGCACACGAAACCTTAGCGATCGCCATGAACCGTTTAGGGGGTAAGTCCAACTCAGGAGAAGGAGGAGAAGACCCCACCCGCTTTATTCCCCTGTCTGATGTCGATAGTAACGGTAATTCGGCGACTTTCCCCCATCTTAAAGGACTGCAAAACGGTGATACTGCCAGTTCTGCCATTAAACAAGTTGCCTCAGGACGCTTTGGGGTCACGCCGGAATACCTGATGAATGGTCAGCAACTCGAAATTAAGATGGCGCAAGGGGCCAAACCAGGGGAAGGGGGACAGTTACCCGGTCCCAAAGTCAGCCCCTATATTGCCATGTTACGGCGGTCTAAACCTGGTGTCACCTTAATTTCTCCTCCTCCTCACCATGACATCTACTCCATCGAAGATCTCGCCCAGTTAATCTTTGACCTGCATCAAATTAACCCAGTAGCCAAGGTTTCCGTCAAATTAGTCGCAGAAATAGGCATCGGAACTATCGCCGCAGGGGTGGCTAAAGCTAACGCCGATATCATCCAAATTTCGGGGCATGATGGTGGAACGGGGGCATCTCCCTTGAGTTCCATCAAACACGCCGGATGTCCTTGGGAATTAGGGGTAACGGAAGTCCATCGGATGCTATTGGAGAATAAACTGCGAGGACGGGTTATTTTACGCGCCGATGGGGGTCTAAAAACGGGTTGGGACGTGATGATGGCTGCCTTGATGGGGGCAGAAGAATTTGGCTTCGGTTCCATCGCCATGATCGCCGAAGGCTGTATTATGGCGCGTATTTGCCACACCAATAACTGTCCCGTGGGAGTAGCAACGCAACAGGAACGGTTAAGGCAGCGTTTTAGCGGAGTTCCTGCCCATGTGGTCAATTTCTTCTATTTTGTCGCCGAAGAAGTGCGGTCAATTTTGGCAAAATTGGGCTATCGTTCCCTCGATGAAGTGATCGGGCGATCGGACTTGCTGAAAGTGCGAGAAACCGCAAAATTAAGCAAAACTAAGGCATTAAACCTTGATTGTCTGCTGAAACTGCCCGATGTGACCCGCGATCGCGCTTGGTTAAGCCATGAGGAGGTTCATAGCAACGGAGAAGTTCTCGATGATCGCATCTTAGCCGATATTGCCGTTCAGTCCGCTATTGAGAACCAAGGATCAGTAACACAAAACCTCAAAATTGTCAATACTGATCGCACCGTTGGGGCGCGTATTGCGGGGGTTATTGCTAAGAAATACGGCAATACAGGCTTTGAAGGCGAGATTAAGCTCAATTTCACGGGGGCTGCTGGTCAGAGTTTCGGGGCGTTTAACCTACCTGGGATGATGCTGCACCTACAAGGGGAAGCCAACGATTATGTGGGTAAGGGGATGCACGGCGGAGAAATCGTGATTATTCCGCCCCAGGATGCCAATTATGACCCTGCTGATAATGTTATTGTTGGCAATACCTGTCTTTACGGGGCTACCGGAGGCGTTTTGTATGCCAATGGTCGCGCAGGAGAACGGTTTGGGGTACGGAACTCCTTGGCTAAAGCGGTTATTGAGGGGGCCGGCGATCACTGTTGCGAATACATGACCGGCGGGATCATCGTGGTTCTTGGTTCGGTAGGGCGCAATGTGGGCGCAGGAATGACGGGAGGACTGGCTTACTTTTTGGATGAAGAAGGCACTTTCCCCGCAAAAGTTAACCCTGAAATTGTGGAAATTCAACGCATTTGTACCGAAGCGGGTGAGGCACAATTGAAGGAATTAATAACAGCCCATGTCGCTAAAACGGGCAGTCAAAAAGGACAATTGATCCTCAATAATTGGAAGGAATATGTTAGTAAATTCTGGCAAGCTGTTCCTCCTTCGGAAGCCAATAGTCCTGAAACCAATCCTAACCCTGTTATGGTAGCGGAGAAAACCTTAACTCCCGTTAAATAATGCTTGTAAGCTTGTAGGGTGGGCATTGCCCACCTTACGCTTTTAAATTGGTTATCTAGCGTAGTTGCATGAGAATTTATGAGTTGATTTGGAATAATGATCGCATTGAACATATTGCTCGTCATAATGTAACCATTAATGAAGTTGAGGAGGTTTGTTTTGGGTTTTCCTTGATATTAAAAGCTAAATCAACAGGAGAAAACCCTGTTTATTATGTATTAGGACAAACTGAAGCAGGAAAGTATTTATTTTGTGTGGTGATTCAATTTCAAGATGGAAAAGGTTATCCTATCACAGCGCGCCCAATGACTGATAATGAAAGAAAACGTTATCAAAAATGGAGAAAATAATGAACTCTAATCCAATTCCTACAACTGACTCAATTGAAGAACTGGCAGAATTTTGGGACACTCATGATCTAACAGATTTTGAAGATCAATTAGAAGAAGTAAAAGATCCTGTTTTTGAAAGAGAAACGTTAATTTCTATTCCTTTACAACCACAGGAGATTAAAACACTCAAAGAAATGGCTAAAGCTCAAGGAATGGATTATCATGATTTGATTAAGCAATGGGTTATAGAAAAGGTATCTCAAGTTTAGTCAAACGTTTGATATTGCTATCGGAACTTTATCAGCTATTTGGAAACAAGCACAATTAGGAGAAGAAAAATGAAGCAGTATGCAGTGATTTATGAAATAGGTTCTACAGAATTTATTATGCTAAAATGTTAGTAAAAAATAGAATAGGTTGGCAAAAATGAAGTGAGAACTTACTAAAATTCTTAATTTACCAGAAGTCATAGTAAAAGCCAAAAAAGAGATTGAAGAAAGTCTAGTATTAGAAGTTGAATCCCAATCAAAAACATCTTCCTGTCCGCGTTGTCAAAAAGTCAGTCATCGTCTTCATCAAAATCATTGGCATTTAATTAAAGATCTGCCTTGGGGGGAAAAAGAAGTTTTTTTAAGGATTAATCGACGACAATTCAAATGTGAATATTGTTCAAAACCCTTCAGTGAAGAATTAAATTTTGTCGAAAAAAACAAAAATATACGAGAAGATATGCTAGATTAGTGACTCAAGAAGTTGTTAATAGTGACTTACGCTCTGTAGCTAAGAGGCATAAGTTAACTGAAGATCAAGTCGAATCTATGATTAATCAGATAAGTCGAGAAATTTTACCAATTGATTTAGAAGAATTAAAGAGACTAGGAATATAGCGAGTCTAAATCATTTGAATAAAAACCTCAAGATGATAAAATAGAAAAATCAACTCAAATCCCAGTGTCAAAAAAATGGAAATCAAATCTCTTGAGCAACAAAAACGAGAAGCCATAGCCAACCTTCAAGAATTTGTGGACAGTTGTCAAAAGGTTAGAGAATGGAAGAGAGGAGAAGCAGTAAGACTAAGAGTATTAGGATTTAGTTATCAAGAAATTCAGATAAGATTAAGAGTTTCAATAAGCTTCATTGCCAAGAATCAAAAGAAATTCTGGGAACAAGGAATTGAAGGCTTAAAATTAGGGTATAAAGGGTCAAAAAGTTATTTAACAAAGTTGCAGCAACAAGAAGTAATGGAGTGGTTATCTCTTCCCGAACGACGAAATATTTCAGAATTAGAAAGGCATTTAATGGAGACCTATAGTGTAGTGTTTAAATCGAGAGAAAGTTACTATCAACTCTTAAAAAAAAAGCCTAAGTTGGCAGAAAGGAAACAAAGAAAATACTCGAAAAGACCCAGATAAAATTGAAAAAAGAAAGAAAGAAATAGTAGAAATGTTAGCTCAGGTAAAAACGAAAATTGACTCAGGAGAATGGGTAGCGTATGTTTTAGATGAGTGTCATCTTCAAGGAGATGAGATTTGTGGATACCTATGGGGAGATAAAAAGAATCGACAAATTATTAAAGTAACTAATGACCGAGATAGACCAACCTATTACGGGGGATTAAATTTAAAAGACAAAAGTTTTGTGGTTGCTCCCTATGACCGGGGAAATGGACTTAATACTGTTCAATTTGTTGAGCATTTGAAAAAGCTACATCCTGAGAAAAAACTTC is part of the Rippkaea orientalis PCC 8801 genome and harbors:
- a CDS encoding isochorismatase family protein — its product is MATTLRNPDTALAIIETALPIAPQPYTISDRPTGLVIVDVINGFCTVGYGPLAPPEPDEQIATMVIESNRLAKLFIERGCPILLFLDSHEPGKPEPPYPPHCEQGTGEEKLVSELEWLENHPQATLINKDCINGFVGSIDINSQRNLFLEWVRQHQLQTLIVVGICTDICVMDFVITLLSVRNHDLLPTLKDVVVYDKGCATYNLTAEMVTALGLPKTAIHPQKIAHHIGLYTMAERGAVIASEISF
- a CDS encoding DUF29 domain-containing protein; translated protein: MTAKTYPFSSVLYEQDYALWLEETAQQLKQKKFSFVDLENLIEEIESMGRSERRAVESLLINILVHLLKLAYWESERDRNANHWIMEITTFRISINERLADSPSLKPYFYDNFEKCYKNAIKIVTKKGIIDRSLIPLTPFVTPEQALDDDWFPIP
- a CDS encoding zinc-dependent alcohol dehydrogenase family protein, whose protein sequence is MKAIVMNTPGTPDVLTLQDVHDPKITTPTEILVKLKAAGINPIDTKIRQRGTFYPDDMPAILGCDGAGIVEAVGSAVTHFQPGDEVYFCAGGLGKSQTGNYAQFAVVESHLVALKPTSLSFAEAAAAPLVLITAWESLYDRGRLEKGQKVLIHAGTGGVGHVAIQLAKLKGAQVCTTVGNPDKARLARQFGADETINYQQTDFVQGVLNWTQGEGVDLAFDTIGGKTFFDSCNAVKVYGDLVTILQPDPSIGNLKVARDRNLRISLELMLTPGLKGLINAQNHQTSILKECAKLIDNGQLKIHLSQTFPLAEAAAAHQLLEQGSMIGKIALLID
- a CDS encoding DUF29 domain-containing protein encodes the protein MNTYDTDFYQWIQEQLMSLKNHDSKTLDWDNLLVEIETLGKSELKTCESFVILIILHKLCLDYWTEELEKNQLHWQGEVQNFRIQLNKKLTQSIRNKLELDSLYLEAKEAFKQKSGLIAPDDCPYRFEELL
- the gltB gene encoding glutamate synthase large subunit; the protein is MKKTNHPQSNPQSSPLSPYQGQKWLVEERDACGVGFIADVKGKGSHKLVQQALIALGCMEHRGGCSADNDSGDGSGVMTAIPREVLAPWFASQNLTMPPAEQLGVGMVFLPQDSNERAAEKAHVEQVVKAENLTVLGWREVPVKPEVLGVQARGNQPHIEQIMVISPEGLSGDALDRVLYIARSRIGKRLADNFYICSFSCRTIVYKGMVRSVVLGRFYADLQNPNYISQFAVYHRRFSTNTMPKWPLAQPMRLLGHNGEINTLIGNINSMATREVHLQVPGWTSDELEALTPIVNTANSDSYNLDSALELLVRTGRSPLEAAMILVPEAYNNQPDLQQYPEITDFYDYYSGLQEPWDGPALLVFSDGKMVGACLDRNGLRPARYCITKDDYVVVGSEAGVVDIPESEIVEKGRLGPGQSIAVDLTTQEILKNWDIKQRIAQQHPYGEWLQSYRQELTPQPFSDKILLQQPGQLLQHQTAFGYTAEDVDMVIVPMASQGKEPTFCMGDDIPLAVLSDKPHLLYDYFKQRFAQVTNPPIDPLRESLVMSLTMLLGEKGNLLDPKPEDAKLLKIDSPVLNETELAAIKNSGFKTAELSTLFDLTTGPGGLKTALDRLCIEATEAVKNGTKIIVLCDRPSGHSINETTSYIPPLLAVGTVHQHLIKQGLRLQASLVIDTAQCWSTHHFACLIGYGASAVCPYLTLETIRQWWNDEKTQKLMGNGKLETITLEKALDRYRHSVEAGLLKILSKMGISLLSSYHGAQIFEAIGLGMELIETAFEGTTSRVGGLSLQELADEIIAVHSQAFPSLTDKKLKNFGFINYRPGGEYHMNSPEMAKSLHKAVEAYKAGGNGANKEAYDHYEMYRKYLEERPITALRDLLEFKVSNTPVPIEEVEPVEAIVKRFCTGGMSLGALSREAHETLAIAMNRLGGKSNSGEGGEDPTRFIPLSDVDSNGNSATFPHLKGLQNGDTASSAIKQVASGRFGVTPEYLMNGQQLEIKMAQGAKPGEGGQLPGPKVSPYIAMLRRSKPGVTLISPPPHHDIYSIEDLAQLIFDLHQINPVAKVSVKLVAEIGIGTIAAGVAKANADIIQISGHDGGTGASPLSSIKHAGCPWELGVTEVHRMLLENKLRGRVILRADGGLKTGWDVMMAALMGAEEFGFGSIAMIAEGCIMARICHTNNCPVGVATQQERLRQRFSGVPAHVVNFFYFVAEEVRSILAKLGYRSLDEVIGRSDLLKVRETAKLSKTKALNLDCLLKLPDVTRDRAWLSHEEVHSNGEVLDDRILADIAVQSAIENQGSVTQNLKIVNTDRTVGARIAGVIAKKYGNTGFEGEIKLNFTGAAGQSFGAFNLPGMMLHLQGEANDYVGKGMHGGEIVIIPPQDANYDPADNVIVGNTCLYGATGGVLYANGRAGERFGVRNSLAKAVIEGAGDHCCEYMTGGIIVVLGSVGRNVGAGMTGGLAYFLDEEGTFPAKVNPEIVEIQRICTEAGEAQLKELITAHVAKTGSQKGQLILNNWKEYVSKFWQAVPPSEANSPETNPNPVMVAEKTLTPVK
- a CDS encoding BrnT family toxin; protein product: MRIYELIWNNDRIEHIARHNVTINEVEEVCFGFSLILKAKSTGENPVYYVLGQTEAGKYLFCVVIQFQDGKGYPITARPMTDNERKRYQKWRK
- a CDS encoding CopG family antitoxin; protein product: MNSNPIPTTDSIEELAEFWDTHDLTDFEDQLEEVKDPVFERETLISIPLQPQEIKTLKEMAKAQGMDYHDLIKQWVIEKVSQV
- a CDS encoding transposase family protein, with protein sequence MEESLVLEVESQSKTSSCPRCQKVSHRLHQNHWHLIKDLPWGEKEVFLRINRRQFKCEYCSKPFSEELNFVEKNKNIREDMLD
- a CDS encoding helix-turn-helix domain-containing protein encodes the protein MKFCRKKQKYTRRYARLVTQEVVNSDLRSVAKRHKLTEDQVESMINQISREILPIDLEELKRLGI
- a CDS encoding helix-turn-helix domain-containing protein translates to MEIKSLEQQKREAIANLQEFVDSCQKVREWKRGEAVRLRVLGFSYQEIQIRLRVSISFIAKNQKKFWEQGIEGLKLGYKGSKSYLTKLQQQEVMEWLSLPERRNISELERHLMETYSVVFKSRESYYQLLKKKPKLAERKQRKYSKRPR
- a CDS encoding transposase; the encoded protein is MEKRKKEIVEMLAQVKTKIDSGEWVAYVLDECHLQGDEICGYLWGDKKNRQIIKVTNDRDRPTYYGGLNLKDKSFVVAPYDRGNGLNTVQFVEHLKKLHPEKKLLLIWDGASYHRGKEMKQLLSSENQGKSSEDWSITCCLLPAYAPEENPVEAIWLQVKNFIRRFHYLCQNFSMTKRLFQLFFDYQLFNIPNLEKYDAFVQFI